TATATATAAACAACCATGGCTCGAGAAAATAATATCTTTCTCACTCGAACGAGTGACTGGTGAAACAGAAATGCAAGccaaaacatgaagaaaaaaaatgcatgctCCATAGATCCTTGTTTTggtacatttatatttatttcttGTGGATGGTATCCAGAAATACTGTTCTTAAATGCATGTAGATGTAGACCATAGACAGAAACATATTGTTGTGCGCCAGATACGAGATGtcctaaaacaaaaatttagagACAAACTTCTGTAGATGCTCTATGCAACCTTGCAGATTACGGCTTGCGCATGGAGGTGAGTCGACCAACTGGTGATTCAGCTAAAGGCTGGCTTCCGAAGAGCTCAGTCCAAGCTCATAAGAATAACTTCGCTAACAGAATATTGTTGGAGCTTGGCCTACTTCGTAGGTTGAAAGTCAGTGCACGCTACGTGTTTCATGTGCAAATGAAGATGTCTGAGCTCATGGTCTACCATGTTTAGTTTTCAGACAATGCAATTTTGCTGGAAAGAAGTTGGGTTGAGATTCAGTGAATAAGCTTCGAGTTGAATTTGATTATTTTCAGGGTTGAACATGAACTGAGCTCATTTAGCTTAACGTTTTACGAGGTTGAGTTAGATTACTTTAAAAAAAGTTAATCATACACATTTTTAATGCTTTAGACTACTAATTCACAGAAGATTGCCTATGGGATCTTTATCTGCAGCTTTTTACAGAAATAGAATAACTCTGCAATGCGTGACAAATACAGCAAAAGCTGGGCATTCGGTAGGAGGACGTGAAAAGGTTACATGCCAACGCATTGGACAATAGCTAGCAATCCACAATCAGATTTCTGAATCATAAGAAAAGACACACTTGATCAAATGGAAGAGCAAGAAGGCTACATTATTGGAAGGTCATATACTAATACAACGGAAATAGTACTTGATTTTACAGAAGCACTAAGATACAGTAGGATCCCACGAAAATATTTAATATACTTGCTGCTTCATAATTGGAGACTAATAAGAACATAATCTGACAGATTCCAGGAGATAAGCTAAAAGCGTCCATAGGACTGTGCTTACAATCCACCGGGGTTCAGGTTCCCCGTTTGGCTAGAAGAAGTTGCTTGATAACATGGTTTGTAAGGGAAATGATCCTCCCGTTGGATCAGACACTGACTGAGGAAACCTTTCTGCCATACTTGATCTACCAAGACAGTTGTTCTTATTTGTGTCCCCACTAAAGCCAATGATGGTAGGAGCCGCATTATTTCCAATCAGGCCACCCCTTTCATACCTTGAGTTGCCATTTACATTTCCAGTAGTATATACTGGAGCAGCCACTCCTTGCTCAGTTCCAGCAGCACTTGGAGGCAGGTTATTTACTGCTTTCCCACTATTCTTCACTTTTTCTGGCTTCCCGCCTTCATCTGAATGTGAAGATCCTTTAGTTTCATGCAGAGGAAGGGCAGGCGTGTGGCCTTGGAACAGAGCAACATGACCGAACAACTTGTCCTTCCTAGAGAAAGTTGTTCCACATGAGCACTGCCACTTATCCTGCCCACAGTGCTTCTCATGCGTTTTTAGATCTGCAATCACAGAAAATTTCTTCACATTGCACCTACTGCAGGTGTAGCTCTTATCGCAGTGGCTTCTCTTGTAGTGATTCTTCACACAAAGGATGGTCTTCAGTGGCTGGAACTTTTTGTGCTTTTGGTTTCTCTTACATCCTTCAAAAGGACATGAGTACCTCTTTAAGTGACCGCTGTCCAGTTTTGAATCCTTGTTCGGCTTTGCCAGGGCTTCTGGAGTTTTATATTCATCGCCATGCCCGCGCATATGCATCCGGAGATTAGCGTCTCGCTTGAATCCCTTGCCACATATTGTGCAGAAGTGGGTATGTGGAGCAAGAATCTCATCTTTTTCCAACTCCAGCAGCTCATATGTACCAGGTGCAAGGTTCTCTTCCTCCCCATCCTCATCCTCATCTTTAATTGCTCCATGCAATTCCAAATCTCCACCTGAAACATTCTCAGATTCATTGACACGAGGCATTGACGACTCAGATTGGTTGGAACCCGGCTGCTTAACTTCATCATCAAATGCCATCTTCACGTCACCCTGGGCTGTAGATATCGCTGCAGGAAGTCCAATCTCCGATGGCGTTCCCAGTATGTTGCCGGGAAAATCTTCGTCCTGAAATCGACTAAAATCGATCGACATATTCCCCAATTTGATATCACCATCGGCCTCCAAGACGTCATCCATCTGCTGCAAATTGCCCATCACGTCAATCCCACTAACCCCAGCTACTTGAGCAAACAAAGACTCGTCCCCGAATCCAGATCCCACAACGCCCTGACCGAGCTGCTGTCCCGCCGGAATCAACCGTCCAGCCGCCGACAGCAATTGAGCTATGATCGAGGCAATATCAGCCCTAATCATCTGCTGCCTCGTCAAGGACCTATCCATCCCACAATTCTCTTCGATCATGGAACTCACCACACCTTGAAGATCATGAACCTTCTGCTCAAGAAAAACCAGATTATTGAGCAAGGCCCTGGGGTTGCCATCAGCATAAGGCAGCAACGAAACTGCTTTCGGATCAACCCCACCACCCAAAGAGCAATCGTCCAACCCTAACCCTAACTGGAACCTAAGGTTAGACAAGGCTATATCCTGAGCCTTCTGGAAGCCATAACTGCTTTGGAAATTCCCAAACAC
This window of the Nymphaea colorata isolate Beijing-Zhang1983 chromosome 2, ASM883128v2, whole genome shotgun sequence genome carries:
- the LOC116248721 gene encoding zinc finger protein STOP1 homolog, with the translated sequence MDSQGNFSEREVPSDPDDGYSKFRILGQDGLPVFGNFQSSYGFQKAQDIALSNLRFQLGLGLDDCSLGGGVDPKAVSLLPYADGNPRALLNNLVFLEQKVHDLQGVVSSMIEENCGMDRSLTRQQMIRADIASIIAQLLSAAGRLIPAGQQLGQGVVGSGFGDESLFAQVAGVSGIDVMGNLQQMDDVLEADGDIKLGNMSIDFSRFQDEDFPGNILGTPSEIGLPAAISTAQGDVKMAFDDEVKQPGSNQSESSMPRVNESENVSGGDLELHGAIKDEDEDGEEENLAPGTYELLELEKDEILAPHTHFCTICGKGFKRDANLRMHMRGHGDEYKTPEALAKPNKDSKLDSGHLKRYSCPFEGCKRNQKHKKFQPLKTILCVKNHYKRSHCDKSYTCSRCNVKKFSVIADLKTHEKHCGQDKWQCSCGTTFSRKDKLFGHVALFQGHTPALPLHETKGSSHSDEGGKPEKVKNSGKAVNNLPPSAAGTEQGVAAPVYTTGNVNGNSRYERGGLIGNNAAPTIIGFSGDTNKNNCLGRSSMAERFPQSVSDPTGGSFPLQTMLSSNFF